A segment of the Marmota flaviventris isolate mMarFla1 chromosome 2, mMarFla1.hap1, whole genome shotgun sequence genome:
GTTGGTTCAAGCACTTTCCCCACATTCCGGGAGCTCCACAGAAGCCCTAAGACAAGTGCCTTGCCTTGTTTTATccttaagaaaaatgaagttcaGGAAGGCTTAGTAATTGCCACCAATGCCAGTGACAGTGCTCAGATTTAAGCCTAGCCCCAGCAAAGTACATCATGCTAATCATAAAGCTAAGCCACCTCCATATCCCACCTTGCCCTTGCTACCAGGTCATGTTTCAGGGGAAAACtacagagaaatggaaaggacTGGTTCTTGGGTTTCAGACGCTGAAGCTGAAGGCATCTGCACAAAACTATAGCAAGTGGATTTGGGGAAAATGATCCAGGGTTCTAGGGGCTGGTTAGTCCCTGGGGCATGAGTATTTCTATGGCAGGAGACAGGTGATCTTGGGTCTAGGGCTTCAGGAGCAAGGATTTTAGGGTTAGCTGTAAAGTAGGAGCCAGGTCTTGGCAGGAGTTGGGGAGGATCAGGGACTGAGTGGGAGTTAGTGGGCAGGTCCCAGCTGTGGgtaattttctttcatatacttTATTTGGTAATAACTTATTACCCAGTGTTTGTTTGGAAGAGTCAACAGATGTGCAAATGGCCAGAATCTGGGGCATCAAGTGACACCACTTTGCAAAACCTTTCTGGGCTGTGAGCAGCTTGCTGAGTCAGTTTAGGAAATGCCTGAACTGTTTTCTCCCCATTCACACAGCCATGTGAGCATCTTCTGACACCAAGCCCCAGTACCAAGCATTTCACAATCATAAGAGTTCAACATCTGCAAATTTTGAGATTTCATGGCACATGACTTTTTACATCTTGTCTACACCATCCATCCTCTATTTCCCATATCAGAgccaaaattttatatatgacaaaGCATTTCTCTGAAAGCCTAGGGAGGCTTCCTGCTTTCTCATCAGTTTTCTGGTCAAAAGACCTCcagaatgttccttttttttttcctttacaaagtATTTTGCAAGCAGGTATTACCTTTGAAAACAACCTTGTGACAGGCTTGCGTCAACCCTGAGACTCAAAAGAATTGACCAAAACCACACATTGTGTAAGTGACTGCAATGGGACTTGCTTGTTTTTCTGTAACAGTCACGTAGACTCTTAAAAGAATGCATAggtaagggctgggatgtagcttgatATTGGAGTGTGTGCttaacatacataaaattttgtgtcctgtctccagcaccacaagaaaggggtgggggaggaaggaaggaaagaaggaagggagggagggagggggaaggaagggagggagggagggagggagggaaagtaaAACTCACTACTCTGGTTGGCCCATTTTCCAGATTTGGTGGTATAAACTGAGGCAAAAAGTAGGAAGAATAGGGAGCAGGAATGCCTGGGCAAAAAGCTCTGGAGGAAGGTGAGCAGGGCTTCTGGTCAGCCCTCTCCTGTGTAGGTTTCTATCAGTGGAGCCCTTTCTAGAGCCTGCGATCCTCCTGAAAGTGGAAAAAGGGGACTGGTGGGAGCAATGGCAAGTCCAGGGGTACCCAATTACTTCAGAAAGTCTGAATCTGAGACAGCTGAGCAGCTGTGTCAAAAAGATGCTTCCAGTTGCCAAGGCAACCCCAGCGATGTTACCACAtccacatgggtgctctcagtgATTTGACCAAGCTCTGCCCTTGGCCAAGCCATCTGTCCTGTGTCCTCAAAGCCTGGCCCTCACACCAGGTACCTGCAGCAGCAGCCTGAGGAAGGTGCAAGAGGCCAGGCCAATCTACCTGTTGGCTCCAGTCACACCACACAGCTTTGACTTGTGTTGAGACTAGAGTCTGGGGCCTGCTGAggtccctctcccctccctctccccagggcTCACGCCCTAAGTCAGGGCTCAACAGACACAGGCAGCGGAATGGGGATGCCCTTCTATTGGTCCAAGTCCTGAGCACGGCCTGGGTGAGTCATGGAGGTGAGGAGGCCCACGAGGCTCAGCAGTGTGGAGAAGAGCAGCAGGAAGGAGGCCGTGAAGAGCAAGGCAGGCAGGGCACTTAGCACCAGCAGCAGGATGGCCGGCAGCAGATGGCGCCACATGGCAGCCACCACAGGCCAGAGGGAGCTGAGCAGGTGGGTACCGGTGGTGAAGAGTGCGTGGCACAGCA
Coding sequences within it:
- the Tmem239 gene encoding transmembrane protein 239, producing the protein MQQPRVETDPIGAGEGPQRAVPWSVWVTRHGWVRWWVCHVPQSWAQWWTTSGLRQPLQRVLWGLEGILYLLLALMLCHALFTTGTHLLSSLWPVVAAMWRHLLPAILLLVLSALPALLFTASFLLLFSTLLSLVGLLTSMTHPGRAQDLDQ